In Sebaldella sp. S0638, the genomic stretch TTATCTCCTAAAGAATATTTGAAAAAAATTTCATAATAGACAAGATAAATGTGTCCACATTATTGACATAAGTACAAAACGGAGTTCTTGATAATGCATTATTTGTACTGCAAAATTCTGAAAATAATACAAAAGAAAATGTAAAGATAAATGTAATAGCAGGTAAAGGAGCAAGTAAAGAAAAAACAAGCGGAGTAGAATCATATGATTATGACACAGTGGGAGTTCTGGCTTTAAGAGAAGTAGAGAGAACTTACAGACACACATTCGGATATTCACTGGGGTACACAAGAACGGACTTCCAGATGGACAGCAGCAGATTTAGCGAAGATATGGCGAATACTGTACAGCTGGGATTACATAATAAATATAAGGCGAATGGATGGAATTTTAGAAATGATTTACTTGGAAGAGTAAGTTTCCATACAAGTGACAGAACAATGGACTGGTATGACGGGACACAGAGCAAGATGAAAGCAGATTACAATGTGTACGGAGTAAATTCGTTAAATGAAATAGGAAAAGAATTTGATTTGGGGAGAAATACAAAAATAATTCCATATACAGGTCTTGAGCTGGGATATATGTCACATGAAAGTTTTCAGGAGAAAGGGGATGCAGAGAAACTGAAAGTAGACAAAAATGACGGATATTCAGTAAAACCAGAGATAGGAGTAAGACTGGAAGCAGAGAAAAATCTTGGTAAAAATGAAAATTGGAGAATAAAAGGAAACATAGGAGCAGGTTATGAATATGAACTTGGGAATATGAATAAACAGGAACAGGCAAGTGTAGCAGCAATAGAAGATGGCTATCATAAACTGGCTAAACCTGCGGAAGACAAAGGGAAAATAAAAACAAACGGTATGGTAGGAGTAGAAGTAAAAGACAGATACGGAATATTCGTAACAGGTGAATATGGAATAGGTAACAGCAATAAAGAAGACTATAAAGTTGGTTTATCTTTAAAAGCAGTATTCTAACAATAAGTACACAGAAATAGAGTTGGTTTTATGAGCCAATAATTATAAAAAGATCAGTTTTATCTGGTCTTTTTACATTTTGTGGCAGTCGAATACTTTGGTATTCATTAAAAAAAAATAAGATAAATATATACTTGTAGAACGACTCCTCAATTTTTAGAGTAATTTTATAATCAGGACAGATGTTTTTTATAATTTAAATGAGATTGACAAGAATATAAAATAAATGTTATATTACCTGTGAGGATGCTCATATTCGCTTATTTAATATTTGGGATATTCTTAATACAATTTGATTTAGGAGGAAGAAATGAAAAAATTATTGATTAGCTTATTTACAATTGTTTCACTAACATCATTCTCAGATGAATTAATTATTCGCGGAGGATTTGATGTGTTCAATGATTACAGCGGAATGTCAGATTTTATAACAGGTGATCCCGGTGATGACAGTCTTGGATTTGAATTAGGAATAGAATATCTGAAAACAGTTGCACCTAACTTTTTGATCGGTGCAGGAATAGGGTATCAGGGACATGCTAAAGCCGAAGGAAAGAAAGTATTAATAAACAACTGGTATGATTCATCAGGTAATTATTACGAACATACATACGGTTATGATGATAAAGTATACTATGACAGTGTACCTTTATATGTAACTGCGAAGTATGAATTTGAAACAGCCAACAAATATATAAAGCCATATGTAAAAGCGAATTTAGGTTATTCTTTTAATATCCATAAAAATGATCTTACACTTAATGATAAGGTGACTCAGTATGTATATGACTGGTATTATGATGATTATGACGAGTATTCATATTCATACAATTCAAAATCATATGATACAGACATAGAGAACGGAATATATTATGGGATAGGCGGAGGAATACAGATAAACGGTCTTACACTTGACCTTATGTATCAGGCAAACTATGCAAAAGCCAAAATAGACAATGGTGACGGTACAAGACAGGAACATGACCTGAATCTTCACAGAGTGACTTTTGGATTTGGTTATGCATTTGATTTTAGTTATTAATAAAATATGTAAATAAATAGAAAAGCGGCTGCTCCAACATAAGTTGGGAGAGCCGCTGTTTTATAATCCGAACATTTTTTCGTATGCTTTGAATACTTCTGTGACATCAAAATAATACTTTACAGTTTTTCCGTCAGGCATCTGTACTGTAAGAATATCATAAGGGGTACCGTTATCATCGTAAACCAGCGCCTGCCCCAGGACTCTTGACCCGGGATATTTTGTTGATAAATATTTATATTCTTCTTCAACAGTATTGACTTTTACTGCTGTTTCAAAACTCAAACCATCTCTGGAATCAGCTTTTGCAGCATTTTTGTTATTTTTCTTCTGTGAATTTCCCGCAGCAGAACTTGATTTTGCACTCATGTTCAATGTAATGATAAGCATAGTTAACAGAATAATAAATTTTTTCATATTAAATCTCCTTTAGTTTTATTATTATATTGATTATAATGCATTTCATAAATAAAGTAAAATAAATTCAAGACATTTTTTTAATAACATAAGAAAGCCCGTAAATTATATGATGGAAAGAAATAAAAATAATTTTTCAAAGAAGGAAAAATTCACATTAACTTCATATTGGAATGGTAGAATGAGAATATAGATAAAAAGGTACAGTTCAGCTGTATAAGGAGGTAGCATGAAAAAGATAGTATTAATTTTAGTATCAGTTTTTACACTGACTTCATGTATTTACGAAGACTACAATCATTATCCGCCGTCAGGTGGAAGACCGCCGTATAATAACGGTCATGGCAGACCACCGGGGAACGGCAGACCACCAGGGAATAACAGACCGCCCGGAAACAGCAGGCCTCCCGGGAATAGCAGACCACCGGGACCAGGAAGACCAAATAATAATAATGGACCAAACCATAATAATAATGGTCATGGCGGAAGACATTAAAATATAAAACTGTTTCAGTAAGATGATTTTGAAACAGTTTTTTTTTGTAAATAAAAAATGTAGAAAAAAATAAACAATAAAATTTTTTATGTAATAATAGTGTTAATGCAGGGGAAAATGTATATAACAAAAAACTGAAATAAATAAAATCAGCAGTAAATATAGCAATAGAGCCGTTTGAACAAAAAAGTAAATTTGAAAATTTTTTGCAAATAACATATAATGTAATAAATAAATTATTCGGGGTGGAAATAATGTCAAAAAATATAGTTTTTTTCGATGTGGAAACAAACGGTAAGGTAGGAAGTTCAGTACTGTCAATATCAGCAATAAAAGTGAATTTTAACGGTGAGATACAGAAGTGGGAAAAAGTAGGAGAGTATGACAGATTCTATTTTCGGAATCCCGGCGAGGAAATAAATATGGGAGCCATAAATGTAAACGGTCTTACAGATAATGTACTGGAAAAGAAAAGAGAGGGGAACATATATCCTGTTCATTTCAAAGATGATATAGAATCTTTTTACTCATTCTGTACGGATGCTTCTCACTATGTGGCACATAATATAAAGTTCGACAGAAGCTTTATCCCTTTTATGCTGAAAAACCAGTTTGATACCATGATAGAAAATGTGGAAATAGTAAAAGCAGGAATAAATGAGTATTACGGAACGTATAAATGGCCCAAGCTGAATGAATGTGCCAAGTTTTATAACATACCTTTCGATGACAGCAGTCTTCATGAAAGTTTATATGATGTTCTGATTACCTTCAGAGTATTTTATAAAATGTCGAAACATCCAATAGCAAAAAATAAAATTTTTAATTTTCTGGAAAAACAGTAAAGCAGCAGTGTTGTTTTTCCTTTAGAATATGTCCGGTTTATATTCAGACCGAGTAAATAAAGACAGATGAATGTCAGCTTTGAATATAAGCCGGGAAAAAATCTAATATACACATATTATATAAGTCATATAAATAAAATATATACGATTTCTATTGACATTTATGCGCGTTTTTATTATAATTTTAAATAATAGAATGTTTTAGGAGGAACTAAAATGATAAACAGAAATTTGGAAAGCATGTGTCATCATAGGTAGTGAGTTTGTGCAGTTAGGGTACAGACTCCTGTTGAAATGATTAAATTGAGTCTTGCCTGTGATGCTTTCGGAATTATCTAAACTTTAGTCCTTTTAATAAGCTCTCAGGGAACTGAGGGAATTTTTTTTATTATAAACTGAAGGAAAGGAAGGTAGCGATGAAAAAGATTATTTTGATGTTAATATTTCTGCTGAGTATACTTATGTGTTCCAAAAAGGAGGAAAATCAGGCTGACAAAACAACGGGAGAACAAAAACTTCCTGATAAAATAATAGTCGGACTGGATGATACTTTTGCACCTATGGGATTCAAAGACGAGAAAGGTGAACTTGTGGGATTTGATATTGATCTTGCAAGAGCAGTGGGGGAAAAACTTGGTGTGGAAGTACAGTTTCAGCCTATAAACTGGGATTCAAAAGAGATGGAACTGAAAAACGGAAATATTAACCTTATCTGGAATGGTTTGTCAATAACTGAAGAAAGAAAAAAACAGCTTTTATTCTCAGTTCCTTATCTGGAGAATTCACAGATAATACTTGTGAAAAAAGATTCTGCAATAAAAAATAAGGAAGAACTAAAAGGAAAAGTAATAGGAACACAAAGTAAGAGCAGCGGAGAAGATGCAGTTCTGGCTGATCCTGTTAATTCGGAACTAAAAGAGCTGAGAACATATGATACTTATGATCAGGCATTCTTAGATCTTGATGCCGGAAGAATAGAAGCAATAGTGGGTGATGAAGTACTGGCAAGATACATAAAAGCCAATAAAGAGAAAAAAGAAGGAAAAGAATTATACGCCATTCTGGAAGGCAGCGACTTTGGGAAAGAGGAATACGGGATTGGAGCAAAAAAAGAAGATACTTACCTGATAGAAAAAATAAATGAAGCAATAGAAGAGCTGAAAAAAGACGGTACATATAAAAAGATATACGATAAATGGTTTAGTGCAGAATAGGAGAAAAAATGAGCGAATTATCTATTTTTATTCAAATTTTAAGTTCATTGCCTAATGTGATAATAGTTTATGCTGTTACAGCTGTGATTTCACTTCCTCTTGGAATAATAGGGGCACTTGCTTACACAGGCAATTCTGTTATCATAAAAAAAAGTATATCATTTTATACATGGATATTCAGGGGAACACCTCTTATACTTCAGTTATTCTTTATATATTATGGACTGCCTGCCCTGACTAATAATGCAATAGTCCTTGACAGAATGCCGGCAGCGCTTATTACATTTGTAATTAACTACACTGCATATCTTATAGAAATAATAAGAAGCGGACTGGAAAGTATAGACAAAGGTCAGAGCGAGGCTGCAAAGGTACTTGGTTATTCATATTCTAAGAAAATATGGTATATTCTTCTGCCGCAAGCAATAAGAAGAGTACTGCCGTCTCTTGGCAATGAAGCAATTACACTGGTAAAGGATACTGCACTGATATATGTAATCTCATTAACTGAGATACTAAAGACTACTAAAGAAATAGCCAGCAGAGATTCCATAATAACTCCGTATTTTTATGCCGGACTGATTTATCTGGGACTAAGTTTCCTTATAGACAGAATATTTAAAAATATGGAGAAAAGAAGTAAGGTGAGAGTATAGCCATGGATATTATAGAGATAAGAAGTATAAATAAGAGTTATGGTGAAAACAAGGTTTTGAATGATATTTCACTAAAAGTGGCACAGGGAGAAGTAGTTACCATAATAGGACCTTCGGGAAGCGGAAAATCCACGCTTTTGAGAAGTATAGCAGATCTTGAGACTATAGACAGCGGAAGTATACTTATAGAAGGACGGGATATAACTGAAAAATCTATGGATAAGAAGGAAAAGAAGAAAATACTTTTGAAAACCGGTATGGTATTTCAGAATTTTAATCTTTTTCCTCATATGACTGTAAGAAATAATATAGCAAGAACCCTGAAAGTAGTAAAAAAAGCAACTGCAAAAGAAGCAGAAGAAATAACAAAGCAGATGCTGGCAAAAGTAGGACTTATAGATAAAATAGATAATTATCCAAATGAGCTGTCAGGCGGGCAGAAACAGAGAGCGGCAATAGCAAGGGCTATGGCACTTGATCCGGATATTCTGTTATTTGACGAGCCGACTTCAGCACTGGATCCCGAACTGGTAAAAGAGGTTCTGGATTTGATTAAAAAGCTGAGAGACGAAAAAACAACAATGTTAATAGTCAGCCATGAAATGAAATTTGTAAAAGAAATTTCCGATAAAGTAATAGTTATGGAAAAAGGAAAAATACTTGAGGAAGGAACGTCTGAAAAGGTTTTTGAAAATTCATCCTCAGAGAGAGTAAGGGAATTTTTGAAAAAGTAAAGATGGAACTAGATTATGAAGAAATCTTTTATAGTTACAATCACTGACTCAAAAGGAATAAAAAGCTATAAATTTAGTCAAAAAATAAAGAAAATAGTCTCTATGCTGGGAATTTCCGTAACAATATATCTGTTGATTTCTATAATTGCTTTATTATTTCTTGGAGGGTCTTATCTAAAAAATATAGATATTTTGTCCCAAAATAAGGAATTGAGAAAATTTAAAAACGACTATGAAGAGGAACAGAAAAGGGAACAGGAGAGAGAAAATAAAAAAGTAAGTATGAGTAACCTGAACGAGGTATCTAAAAACAAAAAAAGAAAAGTACTTATGATAATACCAAATTCATATCCTGTAAAACCTGATACAAGAGTAACAAGTGAATTTGGCGGAAGAATCCATCCTATTGCCGGTGTCCAGAAAGATCATAAAGGAATAGATTTCGGAACTGGGATGAATGCAGATATATATTCTACTGCTGACGGTATAGTAAGTTTTGCCGGACAGCAGAACGGATACGGAAATGTGGTAATTATTGACCATAGTTTCGGACTGCAGAGTTTTTACGCACATTTAGATTCATATTCAGTAAAAACAAGAGAATTTGTAAAAAAAGGGCAGATAGTGGCCAAAAGCGGAAACACAGGAAACAGTACCGGACCGCATCTGCATTATGAAATAAGATTTTACGGAGTGCAGTTAGACCCGATGAATTTTATAAAATGGAACGAAGAAAATTTTGATTATTTATTTAAAAACGAGAGGAGTATAGAATGGGAGTCTTTTCTAAGGGAAATAATATGATTTCAGAAACAAATATAACAGTAATATCACAAAATACAGAGTTGAAAGGTGATATAGTAACAGAGGGAATAATTCAGATAGAAGGAAAAATAGACGGGAAAATAGTGTCTAAAGATTCTGTGATTATAGGTATGGACGGAGTAGTAACAGGTGAGATTTATTCGGATGAAGCTGTAATAAACGGAACTCTTCTGGGAAAAGTAGAAGCTGCAAAGGTAAAAATAGGAGAACGTGGAAAAGTAAACGGTACTATAATATCAGAAGTATTTGCAATAGCTGAAGGCGGAGATTTTGAAGGTGATAAAAAAATGAGAATCAAAAAAACAGAATCTTCATATTCAGATACAAGTTCTGAATTGTCTTAAAAAATGAGAGGTGGAAAAGTTGGCAAAGCACATAGAAGTAAAGAATCTAACTAAAATATATACAAATGTGGACAAAGAATTCAAAGCTGTGGACGATATTTCACTGTCAATTAATAAAAATGACATATATGGGATAATGGGACTAAGCGGAGCAGGAAAGTCAACTTTTATCAGGATGTTAAACAGGTTAGAGGAACCAAGCTCCGGAGAAATTTTTATAAACGGAGAAAATATAGTAGAATTACCTAAAAAAAAGTTATTGGAATATAGAAGAAAAACAGGAATGATATTTCAGCATTTTAATCTTCTGAGCTCTAGGGATGTAAAAGGAAACGTGGCATTTGCCCTTGAGCTGGCCGGATGGCCGAAGGGTAAAATAGAACCTAGGGTAGATGAATTATTGGAACTAGTGGGGCTTGAAGACAAACGAAATGTGTATCCCAGTCAGCTGTCAGGCGGTCAGAAACAGAGAGTGGCAATAGCAAGAGCATTGGCAAATTATCCTGAAATTCTGCTTTCAGATGAAGCTACAAGCGCTCTTGACCCCAGAACGACGGTTTCTATTCTGGAACTGTTAAAGGACATTCAGAAAAAGCTGGGTCTGACTATAGTACTGATAACCCACCAAATGGAAGTAATAAGAAAAGTATGTAACAGAACTGCTATAATGTCAGATGGTAAATTAATAGAAGAAGGAAGTACAAAAGAAATATTCCTGAATCCTAAAAACGAACTGACAAGGGAATTCGTATCACATATAGCACCTGAAACAGAAACTAAAAAAGAAAAAATGAAAATAACAGGAAAACAGATGTTAAAGCTGAATTTTCAAGGTGAACAGGCTGAGAAGCCGTACATATCAGATATGGTAAAAAAATATGGTCTGGATGTAAACATTCTCGGCGGTACCATAGATGAGCTTGCAGATGATAAAGTGGGACATCTTCTTGTGGAGATTCTCGGAAGCGAGACTGAGAGAAACAGTGCGATAAGCTGGCTGAAAGAAAATAAGATAGAAGTGGAGGAAGTATAATGCAATTTGACTGGGCTGAATTTTTTAATTTTGGAAATATGCTTATTCCCCTCTGGGAAACTGTGTATATGGTTTTGATATCTATGTTTTTTGCATTGCTTATCGGAATGCCTCTGGGAATACTTCTGGTGACAAGTTCTGAAAATCATATTGCACCTAACAGAAGTCTTAATAAAATTTTAGATATTATCCTCATTAATATTACAAGATCAATTCCTTTTATTATATTAATGGTAGTGTTAATTCCCGTGGCCAGAGGAATTATAGGAAAATCTTTTGGCAACGAGGCCTTTATTGTTTATCTGGCACTTGGTTCGGCGCCGTTTGTTGCACGGGTAATAGAAGGTGCATTGAACGAAGTAGACAAAGGATTAATAGAAGCTTCGAAATCACTGGGAGCTACGAATTATCATATAATAACAAAGGTAATGCTTCCGGAAGCACTGCCGTCTTTGATACACGGAATGGTACTTGCCCTTATTACACTTATAGGATATTCTGCAATGGCAGGTATAGTAGGCGGAGGAGGTCTGGGGAACCAGGCTGTAGTAGCTGGTTTTCAGAACAGTAATCCCGCTATAATATGGAAAGCTACACTGATCATTATAATATTGGTGCAGATAATACAATTTGTTGGTAACCTTATAGTTAAAAAAATATATAAAAAACGAGGGAAATAGGAGGTAACAAAATGAAAAAGTTTTTAATAGGAATTCTGACATTAGGTGTAATATTTTCATGCGGGAAAAAAGAGGAAACACCGGCAGCTGATGCTGGAAAACCTGCTGAAACACCAAAAGAGCAAAAATTAGTAATCGGAGCAACACCAACACCGCATGCAGAAATTCTGGAACAGGTAAAAGAGGATTTGAAAAAAGAAGGAATAGATCTGGAAATAAAAATATTTGATGACTATGTACTTCCAAACAGACTTCTTGGAGAAAAAACACTGGATGCAAACTACTTTCAGCATGTTCCTTATATGGAAGAATTCGCACAGAAAAATAATATGGAACTTGTGGCAGTAGCTAAAATACATGTGGAACCGCTTGCAGTATATTCTAAAAAAGTTAAGGATCTGGCAGAATTACCGGAAGGTTCAGATGTATTAATACCAAATGATCCTACAAACAGAGGAAGAGCATTAATATTACTGGATAAAAGCGGTATAATCAAACTGAAAGACAACAAAAAACTAGATTCAACTATAGAAGACATCGCAGAAAATCCTAAAAAACTAAAAGTTACAGCATTAAATGCTGATCAGATTCCAACTAGACTTAGTGAAGTGGGAGCAGCGGTAATTAATGGTAATTTCGCAATGAAAAATAATCTGAATCCGCTAACAGACAGTATATTTATCGAAGATAAAGATTCACCTTATGCGAATGTAATTACAGTTCTAAAAGGAAATGAAAACGACGAAAGAGTGCAGAAACTGGTAAAAGCACTTCAAAGTGAAAAAATCAAAAAATTTATAGAAGAAAAATACCAAGGATCTGTAGTACCGGCATTTTAAGAAAATAAAAAATCAGAAAGAGGGTTTCCTAATTCTTATCTGATTTTTTTTAAAACTTTTTATCCGGAAAGACGAATATTCATAAGCAGCTTTATATGGTGAAACACTTATAACAGGAGGAAAAAATGAAAAAGATAATACTGGGAATATTAATGGGAGCGTTTTTGCTTTCATGCGGAAATAAAGACGGGGCAGCAGCAAAATCCGACGGGAAAAAAGTCCTTGTGGTAGCGGCTACGCCTGAACCACATGGTGAAATATTAAAAGAAGCAATACCTATGATGGCTAATAGAGGGATAGAATTAAAAGTAGAAATCTTTAATGACTATGTAATGCCAAACAAAGTTCTTGCTGAGAAAACTGTTGATGCGAATTTATTTCAGCATAAACCGTTTCTGGATAATTATAATGAAAAAAACGGTACGGAAATAGTAGATGTGGCAAGAAGTTATACAGCACCGCTTGCACTATATTCTGACAAGTATAAGTCTCTTGACGACTTGGAAAACGGAGCGGAAATATTAATAGCAAATGATCCTACAAACTTGGCAAGATCGTTAATATTACTTGATAAAAATGGTATTATAAAACTAAAAGATCCTAATAATGTAGTAGCTACACTGGATGATATAGTAGAAAATCCGAAAAATCTGAAAATAACTACAATAACAGCTGATCAGATAGCAATAAGATTAAAAGAAGTAGGAGCAGCAGTAATACCTGGAAATTACGCAGTGAAAAACGGGCTTAATCCTAGAGAAAGCCTCGCAGTGGAAAGTAAAGATTCTCCATATGCCAATATAATTGCAGTATTAAAAGGAAACGAAAATGATGAAAGAATCAAGATATTAATAGAAGTCCTTCAGAGTGATGAAATGAGAAAAATTGTTGAACAAAAATACAACGGTTCAGTAATAGCAACATTCTAAGATAGAAAGCAAACTGATGTCTTTTGAAAGCCTGTTAAAACGGCTTTCTTTTTTTACAAAAATTATTGTGTATACACAAATATGAGATGCTGAATTCCATGATTAAATAAGGTCGTATTTAAATTATTAAATTTGATATTATTGATTTTTGCTAAAAAGTTTGATAAAATATAGGAGCAGATTTTATAGAAAGGGAGTTTTATACTTGAAGAACTTAAAAATACTACTATTTTCATTAATGATTACAGTATTTTCATATGGATTTGAAGCCCCGGGAATATACAAAGAAAAAGAAATGAAAATAGATGGTTATGAGCTAAAGGAAAGCAATATAACACTAAAAGACGGAAAGCCTGCCAAAATGGCAGTTTATTACAGAAATACCGAAAATAACGGTATGGAAACATTTTTTAACATTTATGAACAGAACGGAAGTGAATACAAACTTAGATTACAATCAGAGAAAAGCTTTAAATACAGTTATGACTTTATCAAGGAGCTTGATACCTACAAAAATAATCTGATTGCTACTATAAACGGCAACACTGCCGGATTATCAGAAAATGAAACAAGAGAAATCGAAGTTTTTGATACTTATCGTCCAGAAGAAATGAAGTTTGAGCTAAAATATGACAAAAATGCACCAAAGTTTGATGATTTTCTGTTTATAAAGAAAAGTACCCCGGTTAATTCCGAGCCGACACTTACTTCAGAAGTGATAGAAACAGTGAATTATCCAAAGAAAATAAAAACTACATCACAGCTGAAATCTAATATTAACGGTGATTGGTATGAAGTAACACTGGAAGACGGAAAAAAAGGCTACATAGCTGTTTCAGAGAATGTAGAGAAAAGAAATTTTAAATGGAGTGCAATGGTAGATAAAATTGATATAGTAAATGATTTTATTGCCGAAACACTGAAAAGAAAAGAAAAATTATACACAATAAGTGCTTATGCACCTCTTTCAAGAGATTATTACGGTGAAAAGGATAAGTTTAATAACCGTCCGAACCAGAGTATAAAAGGATATTTAAGTCCTGATTCCAAGGAATTTATTAATATCCCCGACAGAACAATATTCAAAATGACTGGTGAAAAAGATGGATTTTATGAAATTGAAACTCCGTTTTACGGAGGACCGTATTACATAAAAGCTAATCCTAACACTATAGTAGAAGAAACAGAACTAAAAGATATAATCAGACATTTTATAGTTATAGACCCTGATAATCAGTCAGAAGTTATAATAGAAAAAGCTGAGGATAAATGGAATGTAATAACATATTCTTTTGTAACAACAGGTAAAGACAACGGATATTCATCTTATGAAACACCGCACGGTGCATTTCTTGTAGCTTACAGTAAGCCTGTAATGCAGTATACAAGAAACAGAAAAAAAGATGAAACAGAAGTGGCAAAGCACCTTAAAGTAGCATCAAGAGATGATCTTGTAATATCAGGCGAGGCTCTTTATGCGGTAAGATTCAGCGGCGGAGGATATCTTCATGGTATTCCGGCTACATACGGCGGAGGAACCGCAGCTAAAAAGGCCTATACAGGACAAAAGATAGGTACTTATAAAGAATCACATAAATGTGTAAGACATTATGATGATCAGATAAAATTCGTATATGACTGGCTGGGAGATGCTTCTCCTAATGATGAAAAAGGTCACAGAAAACCTGTTTCACCTACAGTTGTAATTGTATTATAATATAATTAGTGATTATACTATTCGAAAGTTTGCAAGTTTAAATTTATTATGAGAAAAACTTTGTTTAGAGTATTGTAAAAAATAAGAAACAAAGTATAAGTAAGGAGGTAATAACCTTGAAAAGAAAATTAGCCGTTCTCTTTATGTTATTTTCTTTCATGATGTTCGCAGAATTACTGAAAGTACCGGATAAATACAGCTCGAAAATGGAATTGGACGGATGGAGCCTTAATGAAAAGAAAATTGACCTGAACCAGGACGGACAGGCAGATGTATTGTTAATATACTATAAAGTAGAGTCAACTAATGTAGTTACTAATTATGTTTCATATATAAATGCAGGAAACGACACTTATAAAAAAGATTTTCAGCTGGAAAAGGTATTTACTACAGATACATTCGGAAGTGAATTTGGTAAATTTACAAATGATTTTGTAGATAATTACTTTGACTATAAGGCAGGAAAAAAGAAGGTTACCAATGGGACAGTAACTGCTCCGGTACCACCGAAAAAACCTGCGGAAACTGTAAAAAAGCCTGAGGAGAATACAAAAAAGCCAGAGGAAACTAAGAAACCAGAGACACCTCCTGCCGATACTGCCGTAAAGCAGCCTGATAATACCCAGACAGCAGAAACACCTGAACAAACAGTATACAAGGTGCTTGAACAATACAGTGATAAAAAGCCGGATAATATGACTTTTAATCTTAAATATGATAAAAATGCGCCTAAAGATCTGGATAATTTCGTTTTTGCGAAATCTGATATAAAAATTAGAAAAGCACCAAATTATCAGGCAGAGATACTTGTGAATGCAAAATATCCGGACAAGATAAAAGTCCTGAAAAAATTGGATAAAAACAGTGTTAAGAGTGATTACGACTGGTATGAGGTAGAGCTTTCCGATAAAAGAATCGGATATGTGTATGCCGACGGAGTACTAAAAAGAGAATTTAACTGGAAAGAAATGGCTGACAGAATAGATAAAACAAACAAGTTTTTGAATAAAGCCTTTACTGAGAAAAAAGATATATACGTAATAGACCAGTATGTAGCCTTGAGCAAAGACGTAAATACCCCGA encodes the following:
- a CDS encoding L,D-transpeptidase family protein — its product is MKRKLAVLFMLFSFMMFAELLKVPDKYSSKMELDGWSLNEKKIDLNQDGQADVLLIYYKVESTNVVTNYVSYINAGNDTYKKDFQLEKVFTTDTFGSEFGKFTNDFVDNYFDYKAGKKKVTNGTVTAPVPPKKPAETVKKPEENTKKPEETKKPETPPADTAVKQPDNTQTAETPEQTVYKVLEQYSDKKPDNMTFNLKYDKNAPKDLDNFVFAKSDIKIRKAPNYQAEILVNAKYPDKIKVLKKLDKNSVKSDYDWYEVELSDKRIGYVYADGVLKREFNWKEMADRIDKTNKFLNKAFTEKKDIYVIDQYVALSKDVNTPKDKFGNRENQSLRGYTAPNSKEFINIPDRSILKILDESNGYIKVETLAYGGPYYISSSNKSKLKNANITSEINRFIIVDSESENEAVMERTNGKWNVITYSFVTTGKDDGASSYATPYGDFLIAYSKPVMVYTRRARSNEQVEDNKKVAGRTDVVIDGEAAYAVRFSGGGYLHGIPASYGANRDARKAATAKKIGTYRESHKCVRHYDDQIKFIYDWLGNSTPGDKNGYRVPTEPTLVIVM